The DNA segment CACAGCAACCACATATATTTCTGCTGCTCACCTGCATAAAAAGGATTGTTGGAAATGGCGATTTTCTCCTCAAGGCCTACCCAGGTCGTTGTGAATTCCTCCCCGGTCTCTCCGAGAATCCCACTTAGCTCAATCTCCCCGGTTGCCTCCCAACCAGCTGCATGCTGCACCGAAGATTCCGATTGCGAACAGCTTGTCAGCAACAGGCAAGCAAGGAGCACCGTACACAGGAGCCTCATCCTCGTCATATTCATTCCCCCTTTGCTTATATGACGCTGGTGAGCGGTGTGTGGTTCGATGAAAATGGTTCATGCGTCTTCTTCTCACTGTTTAGGGTTTGAGCGCATACCCCTCCGCTTAGGACTCAATGTAGCGGCTGCGCCCCTTGAACACCTCTCGTATATGCCAATGAAGGAACTGGCCCCCGGGCGCATATTCTGGACGAATTCGGAAA comes from the Xylanibacillus composti genome and includes:
- a CDS encoding DUF4871 domain-containing protein, which gives rise to MTRMRLLCTVLLACLLLTSCSQSESSVQHAAGWEATGEIELSGILGETGEEFTTTWVGLEEKIAISNNPFYAGEQQKYMWLLWGEKEELVHKDFTVTATSEEGEEMTLVESRLGGENWGATASFPSSIALPSAGLWKLDAYVDGSLFSTIVVPVTEK